From one Oncorhynchus clarkii lewisi isolate Uvic-CL-2024 chromosome 6, UVic_Ocla_1.0, whole genome shotgun sequence genomic stretch:
- the LOC139410558 gene encoding myotubularin-related protein 12 translates to MLSSLGSVGGKSAKPSFVSYVTPEEIKSEKEPSRKEKHPDLLPGEVVFCSASTVLKYTQDDLSQRGVFGALLCTNFRVSFVSDEAPTEEMGQLFKNKLYGENDIPLSCVDNIYGGSEDKRKLITGGLVKNKYPSKIIIHCKDLRVFQFSLSFSKEEDAKKIFQGIVHHCLEPKSLRCLFAFSYCENTSYPEAQRKKQTVMFDSVEDWTQDMKRTKGNCRVVSENSNFELSPKLPQYFIVPTNVSDEDLTKYQGKGLPMWCWSHHSGCALFKTASIPLVQEDNVPQTYMEKMLTAVAHNHLYSVKTEDLSDTLPTVQDILLSYNKFKQFFLIDNTTEFWMSDMKWFSSLDNCGWLDIIRQCLQKAVEVVESLEKENTNVLIMEEGGSDLCCVVSSLVQLMLDPYYRTLLGFQSLVQKEWVAGGHAFLDRSNHLHLKDKVESQSPVFLLFLECVWQLQQQHGPAFQFSETYLTVLSDSVHVPVFTTFLFNNDSHRDSLLRAESPHTQRSPLNCPTVWDWSVQFDCKAQDLFTNPLYTEKPKQDTSVRKSYRPRHLRQLSLPSSAFKTPPKKGFFKDEADNLKKILGVKRLSRWMLSPSSDSPQTSSSVREFYEAWQTKPLDYHGLLLPCLDGPSIRVWMQRYLRWIHDVQILGGGPVAMLSKVSEILGEVQELQRQLDRQGCTLTSNHKGARPRAKTATAVIAARSSVRLSSSFPFVTSRNWSFKPAIPTSLLQSLMVTGIPGNLADREDDGGPESLV, encoded by the exons ATGTTGAGTAGTTTAGGGAGCGTTGGTGGGAAGTCTGCCAAACCTTCGTTTGTTTCTTATGTGACGCCCGAG GAAATCAAGTCAGAGAAGGAACCTTCCAGAAAAGAGAAACATCCAGACTTGTTACCAG GTGAGGTAGTGTTCTGCAGTGCCAGCACAGTGTTGAAATACACTCAGGATGACCTGTCACAGCGAGGCGTCTTCGGGGCGCTGCTCTGCACCAACTTCAGAGTGTCCTTTGTCAGCGACGAGGCGCCCACTGAGGAGATG GGCCAGCTCTTCAAAAATAAACTCTACGGAGAAAATGACATCCCTCTTTCGTGTGTGGATAACATCTATGGAG GTTCTGAAGACAAGAGGAAGCTGATAACAGGAGGCCTGGTGAAGAACAAGTATCCATCAAAGATTATCATCCATTGTAAAGACCTACGGGTGTTTCagttctctctgtccttctctaaAGAGGAAGATGCCAAAAAG ATCTTCCAGGGGATTGTCCACCACTGTCTGGAGCCCAAGTCCCTGAGATGTCTCTTTGCCTTCTCCTACTGCGAGAACACCTCGTATCCAG AGGCGCAGAGGAAAAAGCAGACTGTGATGTTTGACTCCGTGGAGGACTGGACTCAAGACATGAAGAGAACTAAAGGAAACTGTAGAGTGGTGTCGGAGAACAGCAACTTCGAGCTCTCTCCAAA GTTGCCTCAGTATTTTATAGTCCCAACAAACGTCTCGGACGAAGACTTGACTAAGTACCAGGGAAAGGGATTACCG ATGTGGTGCTGGTCTCATCATAGCGGCTGTGCCTTGTTTAAAACCGCCTCAATACCCCTGGTACAAGAGGACAACGTCCCACAAACCTACATGGAGAA AATGTTGACGGCGGTGGCTCACAACCACCTGTACTCCGTAAAGACAGAAGACCTGTCCGACACACTGCCGACCGTTCAGGACATCCTGTTGTCTTACAACAAATTCAAACAGTTCTTCCTCATCGACAATACAACGGAGTTCTGGATGTCCGATATGAAATGGTTCTCCTCACTGGACAACTGTGGATGGCTGGACATCATCAG ACAGTGTCTCCAGAAGGCCGTGGAGGTAGTTGAGAGCCTGGAAAAGGAAAACACCAATGTTCTCATTATGG AGGAGGGCGGTTCAGACCTGTGCTGTGTGGTCTCCAGCCTGGTCCAGTTGATGTTGGACCCCTACTACAGAACTCTTCTGGGCTTCCAGAGTCTGGTGCAGAAGGAGTGGGTAGCAGGAGGACATGCTTTCCTGGATCGCTCCAACCATCTACACCTCAAGGACAAGGTGGAG AGCCAGTCTCCAGTGTTCCTGCTCTTCCTGGAGTGTGTGTGGCAGCTACAGCAGCAGCATGGTCCGGCCTTCCAGTTCTCAGAGACCTACCTGACCGTGCTGTCTGACAGCGTCCATGTTCCGGTCTTCACCACCTTCCTCTTTAACAACGACAGCCACAGAGACAGCTTACTCAGG GCCGAGTCGCCCCACACACAAAGAAGCCCATTGAACTGCCCTACAGTGTGGGACTGGTCGGTGCAGTTTGACTGCAAGGCACAGGATCTCTTCACTAACCCTTTGTATACCGAGAAGCCCAAGCAGGACACGTCTGTGAGGAAATCATACAGGCCCAGg CACCTGCGTCAGCTGTCCCTGCCAAGCTCAGCCTTCAAGACCCCCCCTAAGAAGGGCTTCTTTAAAGACGAGGCGGACAACCTGAAGAAAATCCTCGGTGTAAAGAGGCTCAGTCGCTGGATGCTGTCTCCTTCCTCAGATTCCCCTCAGACCTCGTCTTCAGTCAGGGAGTTCTACGAGGCATGGCAGACTAAACCATTGGACTACCACGGTCTGCTGCTGCCCTGCCTGGACGGTCCCTCCATACGCGTCTGGATGCAGAG GTACCTGCGCTGGATCCACGACGTCCAGATCCTAGGAGGGGGTCCAGTGGCCATGCTGAGTAAAGTCTCTGAGATACTGGGGGAGGTTCAGGAGCTGCAGAGACAGCTCGATCGCCAGGGCTGCACTTTAACCTCCAACCACAAGGGGGCGAGGCCAAGGGCCAAGACAGCGACGGCGGTGATCGCAGCCAGGTCTTCGGTGAGGCTGTCGTCGTCGTTCCCCTTCGTGACGTCGAGGAACTGGTCGTTCAAACCGGCCATACCGACCAGCCTGCTTCAGAGTCTCATGGTGACCGGGATACCAGGAAACCTGGCCGATAGAGAGGATGATGGTGGCCCGGAGTCTCTGGtctag